Proteins encoded within one genomic window of Thunnus maccoyii chromosome 22, fThuMac1.1, whole genome shotgun sequence:
- the LOC121889039 gene encoding interferon-induced very large GTPase 1-like, translating to MDKSVLQSEKQCGMTESAPTMDNTEEEEEFCDAPDTFLDCEEGDSPETPQSDYVPPPGEVTVLHAGTETVSLGLTPVRYKLHIDYSSDTHEGSVTVEESSTVDVDGLHPGTEYTFRITRRAENGNQSETASLSVFTEPSPPAQITVYQVNNESLSLRWDTPAGEVENYIVTCCSEEESCVQELTTDTNSLTFSSLKPGVCYSLHVSSQLKNGRRSKPVVTSVHTKNQLETLLGDLGLEQHYKEKLSLRTILQIDERTITDELVKCNSDLPWYFLKKLMMVNVTARNVKYTSVCESAHENLDAMSGNTRLDLKNLVNSPNSGDMPNPLDIITALFLCSDGFVQQEMALKMSMCQFSVPLLLPNCETEQCTLMLWAMRDIVKKYRPQSLSESKGFIEDRVVLSDLPMISFVRLGECSLSKSEILNKLLSNSQQYHDTFVHHDMECGDSPRKISNGLVEITWYLPCGNKNMDIFSEPVAVANLRGDIASFETQYSFLCQTSAAVFVFFDHLDSECRLLTNQHYKAQIFLVCNHQRESFSLDALEKVATELGLTNSNIILKTKHMNDADFVKNMRKTVRDVVEKSEMKMAIEQMADIAHELGILVDEHSPECQTAKKNADAITAEIQDTLEYKEAQLPLQGQIWKDLTCLEKEEFRLRKAGSENIEMYKSDLQEQKTKLREKQNSYDMSNAMTCFIDAISSPGIERCYFLKWMRVNLDNLSREKLSGLREQYKKKCMSSENKEEIKDIDRKLSNSSLGTEHFFREMGQIYEASVSLPETHPSRQQLQHLPELCAGLLLDGFPLELVDGDASNIPLRWVSDVLSRLNDLVSPRSKILVVTVLGVQSTGKSTLLNTMFGVQFAVSSGRCTRGAFMLLIRVNEDVKKLLNCDFMVIIDTEGLKSPELAQLDDSHEHDNELATLVVGLSDITIINIAMENSTEMKDILQIVVHAFLRMKEVGKKPKCQFVHQNVSDVSAHEKNLRDRKLLLQQLNEMTQAAAKMEKKEENKSFTDVMEYSPDTGNWYIPGLWNGNPPMAPVNAGYSEAVYELKKNIIQMLGNCDSSANDISEFTEWMSSLWNAVKHENFIFSFRNSLVADAYMRLCTEFNKWEWEFKKDMYTWVTNAETKISNFGTVAVKSEKHDMRELLTSLKSEACTLLSKWETKLLENLIKYFKQTEGHVYLVEGYKEEFSNSAKSLRREMERSVFNQLEAAADIRQGMVKLDSIKENHTKELEGRVCALIEECRDKKLDMTDTELDSEFNEMWDKTLKELSFCEQRVTDVFANVSHNLRVNLSHKGSHANEILNKKDLKNCGQVPFKYKPTVEGAFNQFKHTVKKWFNKDQVVAIQQMADSIIAACEDFLSQKMVRKTNYHETYIQEILHMIDERLQNNQDVTTDIEFEVSLKQHICGLAARTFQKMHEDFIHVNDPYRCLNQNKEKFQTDFMDVFHERDQCQKKAEEFTDRCLKPAVEDFVNRSLGPDIIGEMLTCHQFSTRMFFQYAILLDLLSEDDFENYLSYICSYEDYVKKWTLSQIMEHFYDPSTTFQFENRHLQFSINSINNAINKAKTGKSGNLKTFVEDICKELGDKLVISQDALGAFMILNNADKEQFARWLTECVKEMGQALIEKLKEDNIQVKLINLHVQPQNELFTKVIGCGKQCPFCKAPCEAGGKEHTEHWTSLHRPEGLGRYRWNNTEKLVTDICSSSVISDVRFRSFATGLQWHPYKCYREIYPDWKIAPDVSLEASDYWKYVFARFNKKFSKTYDAKPADIPTSWKHITCKQAESSLKESFNVK from the exons ATGGACAAATCAGTCTTACAAAG TGAGAAGCAGTGTGGGATGACTGAGAGTGCACCCACAATGGATAAcactgaagaagaggag GAGTTCTGTGATGCACCCGATACCTTCCTTGACTGTGAGGAAGGAGACTCTCCTGAAACACCCCAGTCTGACT ATGTTCCTCCACCAGGAGAAGTAACAGTTCTCCATGCTGGCACTGAGACTGTTTCTCTTGGCTTGACACCTGTTAGGTATAAACTACATATAGATTACTCCAGTGACACACATGAAGGAAGTGTGACTGTGGAAGAATCCAGCACTGTAGATGTTGATGGACTGCATCCTGGGACTGAGTATACTTTCAGAATCACAAGGagagcagaaaatggaaatcaAAGTGAAACAGCTTCTTTATCTGTCTTCACAG AGCCCAGCCCTCCTGCACAGATTACAGTCTATCAGGTCAACAATGAGTCACTTTCTCTGCGTTGGGACACTCCTGCTGGTGAAGTGGAGAACTACATTGTGACTTGTTGCAGTGAAGAAGAGAGCTGTGTGCAAGAGCTgacaacagacacaaacagccTGACTTTCAGCAGCTTGAAGCCGGGGGTTTGTTACTCTCTCCACGTTTCTTCACAACTGAAAAATGGAAGAAGAAGCAAGCCAGTCGTAACATCTGTACACACAA AGAATCAGCTGGAGACATTATTGGGGGATCTGGGCTTGGAGCAGCACTACAAAGAGAAGCTATCCCTGAGGACAATACTTCAAATTGATGAGAGGACCATTACTGATGAACTTGTTAAGTGTAATTCAGATCTTCCGTGGTATTTTCTGAAGAAACTGATGATGGTTAATGTGACAGCTAGGAATGTGAAATATACATCAGTATGTGAGTCAGCACATGAGAACCTTGATGCTATGTCAGGGAATACAAGGTTAGATCTTAAGAATCTGGTCAACAGTCCAAATTCAGGTGACATGCCAAACCCCCTCGACATAATCACTGCTCTCTTTCTGTGTTCTGATGGTTTTGTACAGCAGGAAATGGCACTCAAAATGTCTATGTGTCAGTTTTCTGTGCCTCTACTGCTTCCCAATTGTGAAACAGAACAGTGCACACTCATGCTGTGGGCCATGAGAGACATTGTTAAAAAGTACAGACCTCAGTCCCTTTCTGAATCCAAGGGCTTCATTGAAGACAGAGTTGTTCTCTCAGATCTTCCGATGATATCTTTTGTTAGACTGGGTGAGTGCTCCTTGTCCAAGTCAGAGATTCTCAATAAGCTTCTGAGCAATTCTCAGCAGTACCATGACACCTTTGTTCACCACGATATGGAGTGTGGTGACAGTCCGAGGAAAATATCCAATGGATTGGTTGAAATTACTTGGTACCTCCCTtgtggaaacaaaaacatggatATTTTCAGTGAGCCGGTTGCTGTAGCTAACCTTCGTGGGGACATTGCATCATTTGAAACACAATACTCTTTTTTGTGTCAGACATCTGCTGcagtttttgtgttctttgacCATTTGGACTCTGAGTGCAGGCTACTGACCAACCAACACTACAAGGCACAGATCTTCTTGGTATGTAACCATCAGAGGGAGAGCTTCAGTCTAGATGCTTTAGAAAAAGTAGCAACCGAGTTGGGCTTGACTAACAGCAACATTATTTTGAAGACTAAACACATGAATGATGCAGACTTCGTCAAAAATATGCGGAAAACAGTCAGGGATGTAGTTGAGAAATCAGAGATGAAGATGGCAATAGAGCAGATGGCTGACATTGCCCATGAACTGGGAATCTTGGTTGATGAACACTCTCCAGAGTGCCAGACTGCCAAGAAAAATGCAGATGCCATCACTGCAGAAATTCAAGACACCCTTGAATACAAAGAAGCTCAGCTTCCCTTGCAAGGCCAAATATGGAAAGATTTGACTTGCTTAGAGAAGGAGGAATTTCGGCTTCGAAAAGCTGGGTCTGAAAACATAGAAATGTACAAAAGTGATCTTcaggaacagaaaacaaaacttcGGGAAAAACAGAACTCTTATGACATGTCAAATGCTATGACATGCTTCATCGACGCAATATCAAGCCCAGGGATAGAGAGGTGTTATTTCCTGAAATGGATGCGAGTTAACCTCGATAATCTGTCTCGAGAAAAACTGTCTGGTCTCAGGGAGCAGTACAAAAAGAAATGCATGAGTTCTGAGAACAAAGAGGAGATTAAAGACATCGACAGAAAACTTTCCAACAGCTCACTGGGGACTGAGCACTTCTTCCGTGAAATGGGTCAAATCTATGAAGCTTCAGTTTCCCTTCCAGAAACACACCCATCACGTCAACAATTACAGCATCTTCCAGAACTCTGTGCAGGATTGTTACTTGATGGCTTTCCTCTTGAGCTTGTTGACGGAGATGCATCCAACATACCTCTAAGATGGGTGAGTGATGTTCTCTCTCGGCTCAATGACTTGGTGTCTCCTAGGAGCAAGATATTGGTAGTCACAGTTCTTGGAGTTCAGAGCACAGGAAAGTCCACTCTCCTTAACACAATGTTTGGAGTGCAGTTTGCCGTCAGCAGTGGTCGATGCACTCGAGGTGCCTTCATGTTGCTCATCAGAGTCAATGAAGATGTCAAAAAACTACTCAACTGTGACTTCATGGTGATCATTGACACTGAGGGCTTAAAGTCACCAGAGCTTGCACAACTGGATGATAGCCATGAGCATGACAATGAGCTTGCAACCCTCGTTGTGGGGCTGAGTGATATCACCATTATCAATATTGCAATGGAAAAttcaacagaaatgaaagacatCCTACAAATAGTTGTGCATGCTTTTCTAAGGATGAAAGAGGTAGGCAAAAAGCCCAAATGTCAGTTTGTTCACCAGAATGTGTCAGATGTTTCAGCCCATGAGAAGAACTTACGAGACAGGAAACTGCTCTTGCAACAGTTAAATGAGATGACCCAGGCAGCAgccaaaatggaaaagaaagaggagaacaAGAGCTTCACTGATGTGATGGAGTACAGTCCAGACACTGGGAACTGGTACATTCCTGGACTCTGGAATGGAAACCCACCAATGGCACCAGTCAATGCAGGGTACAGTGAAGCTGTATATGAGCTCAAGAAGAACATCATCCAAATGTTGGGAAATTGTGACTCATCTGCTAATGATATCTCTGAGTTTACAGAGTGGATGTCAAGCCTGTGGAATGCAGTAAAGCATGAAAACTTCATCTTCAGCTTCAGAAACAGCCTAGTGGCTGATGCCTACATGAGGCTTTGCACAGAATTCAACAAATGGGAATGGGAATTCAAAAAAGACATGTACACCTGGGTCACAAATGCTGAAACAAAAATTTCCAATTTCGGTACAGTTGCTGTGAAATCTGAGAAACATGATATGAGAGAACTTCTCACAAGTTTGAAAAGTGAAGCTTGCACACTGCTGTCTAAATGGGAGACAAAGCTTCTTGAGAATCTGATTAAGTACTTCAAGCAAACAGAGGGTCATGTCTACCTAGTTGAAGGATACAAAGAGGAATTCTCAAACAGTGCAAAAAGCCTTCGACGAGAAATGGAGAGGTCTGTGTTTAACCAGCTTGAAGCCGCAGCTGACATCAGACAGGGTATGGTAAAGCTGGATAGTATTAAGGAGAACCACACAAAAGAATTAGAGGGGAGGGTGTGTGCATTAATTGAAGAATGTCGGGATAAAAAACTCGACATGACAGACACAGAGCTAGACAGTGAATTTAATGAGATGTGGGATAAAACTTTGAAGGAACTATCTTTTTGTGAACAAAGGGTAACAGATGTCTTCGCCAATGTATCTCACAACCTGAGAGTAAATCTCTCACATAAGGGGAGTCATGCAAatgaaatactgaataaaaaagACCTGAAAAATTGTGGACAAGTGCCTTTCAAATATAAGCCTACAGTTGAAGGAGCCTTCAACCAAtttaaacacactgtgaaaaagTGGTTTAACAAAGATCAAGTAGTGGCTATACAACAAATGGCTGACAGCATCATAGCTGCTTGTGAAGACTTTCTGTCACAAAAAATGGTACGAAAAACCAATTACCATGAAACTTACATCCAGGAGATCCTACACATGATTGATGAAAGGCTGCAAAACAATCAGGATGTTACAACGGACATTGAGTTTGAGGTTTCTCTAAAACAGCACATCTGTGGTTTAGCAGCcagaacatttcagaaaatgcatGAAGATTTCATACATGTGAATGATCCTTACAGATGTttgaatcaaaacaaagaaaaatttCAGACTGATTTTATGGATGTGTTCCATGAACGAGACCAGTGCCAGAAGAAGGCAGAAGAATTCACTGACAGATGCTTGAAGCCTGCAGTTGAAGACTTTGTCAACCGCTCCTTGGGTCCTGACATCATTGGTGAAATGCTGACATGCCATCAGTTCAGCACCCGAATGTTCTTCCAGTATGCAATTTTACTGGATTTGCTCTCCGAGGATGATTTTGAAAACTATTTGAGCTACATTTGCTCATATGAGGATTATGTAAAGAAATGGACACTCAGCCAAATAATGGAACACTTCTATGACCCATCTACAACGTTTCAGTTTGAGAACCGACATCTTCAGTTTAGTATCAACAGCATAAACAATGCCATCAACAAGGCCAAAACAGGAAAGAGTGGCAACTTGAAGACATTTGTGGAAGATATCTGCAAGGAACTTGGTGATAAACTGGTCATTTCCCAGGATGCTCTTGGTGCGTTCATGATCCTGAACAATGCTGACAAGGAACAGTTTGCTCGCTGGCTCACAGAATGTGTGAAGGAAATGGGACAAGCTCTTATCGAAAAGTTAAAAGAAGACAACATCCAAGTAAAACTAATAAATCTCCATGTGCAGCCTCAGAATGAGCTTTTCACTAAGGTGATTGGATGTGGTAAACAGTGTCCATTCTGCAAAGCGCCTTGTGAGGCAGGAGGAAAAGAACATACTGAGCACTGGACTTCACTGCATCGGCCAGAAGGTCTTGGTAGATACAGGTGgaacaacacagaaaaacttgTCACTGACATATGCTCTTCTTCTGTGATCAGTGACGTGCGTTTTCGCTCTTTTGCTACAGGACTTCAATGGCACCCTTACAAGTGTTACAGAGAAATTTACCCTGACTGGAAAATTGCTCCAGATGTAAGCCTTGAGGCATCAGACTACTGGAAATATGTATTTGCAAGATTTAATAAGAAGTTTTCCAAAACATATGATGCAAAGCCTGCTGATATTCCCACATCATGGAAACATATCACATGTAAGCAGGCAGAATCAAGCCTGAAAGAGTCATTTAACGTCAAGTGA